In one Streptomyces sp. T12 genomic region, the following are encoded:
- the polA gene encoding DNA polymerase I has protein sequence MAETASKQTETNPGGSRPRLMLMDGHSLAYRAFFALPAENFTTATGQPTNAIYGFASMLANTLRDEAPTHFAVAFDVSRKTWRSAEFTEYKANRSKTPDEFKGQVELIGELLDAMHVSRFAVDGFEADDVIATLATQAEADGFEVLIVTGDRDSFQLVSEQTTVLYPTKGVSELTRFTPEKVFEKYGLTPAQYPDFAALRGDPSDNLPGIPGVGEKTAAKWINQFGSFAELVERVEEVKGKAGQNLRDHLEAVKLNRRLTELERGVELPKTVTDLARVPYDRKAVAMILDTLEIRNPSLRERLYGVDPGAEEAETTPIATDGVELDGSVLGTGELAPWLAERGGELLGVATVDTWALGTGSVAEVALAAGDGAAGWFDPSQLDEADEKAFAAWLADADKPKVFHNAKGAMRVFAEHGWSIAGVRMDTALAAYLVKPGRRSFDLDALSLEYLHRELAPAAAADGQLAFGTDDGAEAEALMIQARAVLDLGEAFESRLEEVGAAELLRDMELPTSALLARMERHGIAADRAHLEAMEQMFAGAVQQAVKEAHAAAGHEFNLGSPKQLQEVLFGELALPKTKKTKTGYTTDADALAWLATQTDNELPVIMLRHREQAKLRVTVEGLIKTIATDSRIHTTFNQTVAATGRLSSTDPNLQNIPVRTDEGRAIRRGFVVGEGFESLMTADYSQIELRVMAHLSEDEGLIEAFTSGEDLHTTAASQVFAVEPAAVDAEMRRKIKAMSYGLAYGLSAFGLSQQLNIDAGEARALMDAYFERFGGVRDYLRRAVDEARATGYTATLFGRRRYLPDLNSDNRQRREAAERMALNAPIQGTAADIVKIAMLNVDRALCEANLTSRMLLQVHDEIVLEIAPGERDAAEELVRREMSNAVHLNVPLGVSVGVGPDWESAAH, from the coding sequence GTGGCAGAGACAGCATCGAAGCAGACCGAGACCAACCCCGGCGGCAGCCGGCCCCGCCTGATGCTCATGGACGGGCACTCGCTGGCCTATCGTGCGTTCTTCGCGCTGCCCGCGGAGAACTTCACGACCGCGACGGGCCAGCCGACGAACGCGATCTACGGCTTCGCGTCGATGCTGGCCAACACCCTGCGCGACGAGGCGCCCACCCACTTCGCGGTGGCCTTCGACGTGTCCCGCAAGACATGGCGCTCCGCGGAGTTCACGGAGTACAAGGCGAACCGCTCCAAGACCCCGGACGAGTTCAAGGGCCAGGTCGAGCTGATCGGCGAGCTGCTCGACGCGATGCACGTCTCGCGGTTCGCGGTCGACGGCTTCGAGGCCGACGACGTGATCGCCACCCTCGCCACCCAGGCCGAGGCCGACGGCTTCGAGGTGCTGATCGTCACCGGCGACCGGGACTCCTTCCAGTTGGTCAGCGAGCAGACGACGGTGCTGTATCCGACGAAGGGCGTCTCCGAGCTGACCCGCTTCACGCCGGAGAAGGTCTTCGAGAAGTACGGATTGACGCCCGCCCAGTACCCCGACTTCGCGGCCCTGCGCGGCGACCCGTCCGACAACCTGCCGGGCATCCCGGGCGTCGGCGAGAAGACGGCCGCGAAGTGGATCAACCAGTTCGGCTCGTTCGCCGAGCTGGTCGAGCGCGTCGAGGAGGTCAAGGGCAAGGCCGGTCAGAACCTCCGCGACCACCTGGAAGCGGTCAAGCTCAACCGCCGGCTGACCGAGCTGGAGCGGGGCGTCGAGCTGCCCAAGACCGTCACCGACCTCGCGCGCGTGCCGTACGACCGCAAGGCCGTCGCGATGATCCTGGACACCCTGGAGATCCGTAACCCCTCCCTGCGCGAGCGGCTCTACGGCGTCGACCCCGGAGCCGAGGAGGCCGAGACCACGCCGATCGCGACCGACGGCGTGGAACTGGACGGCTCGGTGCTCGGCACCGGCGAGCTGGCCCCCTGGCTGGCCGAGCGCGGCGGCGAGCTCCTGGGCGTGGCCACCGTCGACACCTGGGCGCTGGGCACCGGCTCGGTCGCCGAGGTCGCGCTCGCGGCGGGCGACGGCGCGGCCGGCTGGTTCGACCCGTCGCAGCTGGACGAGGCCGACGAGAAGGCGTTCGCGGCCTGGCTGGCCGACGCCGACAAGCCGAAGGTCTTCCACAACGCCAAGGGCGCGATGCGGGTCTTCGCCGAGCACGGCTGGAGCATCGCCGGCGTCCGCATGGACACCGCGCTCGCCGCCTACCTGGTCAAGCCGGGCCGCCGCTCCTTCGACCTGGACGCGCTGTCCCTGGAGTACCTCCACCGCGAGCTGGCCCCCGCCGCCGCGGCCGACGGCCAGCTGGCCTTCGGCACGGACGACGGCGCCGAGGCCGAGGCCCTGATGATCCAGGCCCGTGCGGTCCTCGACCTGGGCGAGGCCTTCGAGAGCCGCCTGGAGGAGGTCGGCGCCGCGGAGCTCCTGCGTGACATGGAGCTGCCGACCTCAGCCCTGCTGGCCCGCATGGAGCGGCACGGCATCGCGGCCGACCGGGCCCACCTGGAGGCCATGGAGCAGATGTTCGCGGGCGCCGTGCAGCAGGCCGTGAAGGAGGCGCACGCGGCGGCCGGACACGAGTTCAACCTGGGCTCGCCCAAGCAGCTCCAGGAGGTCCTCTTCGGCGAGCTCGCCCTGCCCAAGACGAAGAAGACGAAGACGGGCTACACGACGGACGCCGACGCCCTGGCCTGGCTGGCGACCCAGACCGACAACGAACTGCCGGTCATCATGCTCCGCCACCGAGAGCAGGCGAAGCTGCGCGTCACCGTCGAGGGCCTGATCAAGACGATCGCGACGGACAGCCGTATCCACACGACCTTCAACCAGACGGTCGCGGCGACCGGCCGCCTCTCCTCCACGGACCCGAACCTGCAGAACATCCCGGTCCGCACGGACGAGGGCCGGGCGATCCGCCGGGGCTTCGTGGTCGGCGAGGGCTTCGAGTCCCTGATGACCGCGGACTACAGCCAGATCGAGCTGCGCGTGATGGCCCACCTGTCCGAGGACGAGGGCCTGATCGAGGCGTTCACCTCGGGCGAGGACCTGCACACCACGGCCGCCTCGCAGGTGTTCGCGGTGGAACCGGCCGCGGTGGACGCGGAGATGCGCCGCAAGATCAAGGCCATGTCGTACGGCCTGGCCTACGGGCTGTCGGCCTTCGGCCTCTCGCAGCAGCTGAACATCGACGCGGGCGAGGCCCGCGCCCTGATGGACGCCTACTTCGAGCGCTTCGGCGGCGTACGGGACTACCTGCGCCGCGCGGTCGACGAGGCCCGGGCGACGGGCTACACGGCGACGCTCTTCGGCCGCCGCCGCTACCTCCCCGACCTCAACAGCGACAACCGTCAGCGCCGCGAGGCCGCCGAGCGCATGGCCCTCAACGCCCCCATCCAGGGCACGGCGGCGGACATCGTCAAGATCGCCATGCTCAACGTGGACCGCGCCCTGTGCGAGGCGAACCTCACCTCCCGCATGCTCCTGCAGGTCCACGACGAAATCGTCCTGGAAATCGCCCCCGGCGAACGCGACGCCGCGGAAGAACTGGTCCGCCGGGAAATGTCCAACGCCGTCCACCTCAACGTCCCCCTGGGCGTCTCGGTGGGCGTGGGCCCCGACTGGGAGTCGGCAGCCCACTAG
- a CDS encoding FdhF/YdeP family oxidoreductase — MATKPPKGDPVQDAPQVAEPKHAAAGLPAIGHTLRIAQQQMGVKRTALTLLRVNQKDGFDCPGCAWPEPDHRHKAEFCENGAKAVAEEATLRRVTPEFFAAHSVADLATRSGYWLGQQGRLTHPMFLPEGGTHYEPVTWERAFDIIGEEITALASPDEAVFYTSGRTSNEAAFLYQLFARELGTNNLPDCSNMCHESSGSALSETIGIGKGSVLLEDLYKADLIIVAGQNPGTNHPRMLSALEKAKENGAKIVSVNPLPEAGLERFKNPQTPQGMLRGAALTDLFLQIRIGGDQALFRLLNKLILETQGAVDEEFVREHTHGYEEFAAAARAADWDETLTATGLTRADIDKVMAMVLASQRTIVCWAMGLTQHKHSVPTIREVVNFLLLRGNIGRPGAGVCPVRGHSNVQGDRTMGIFERPAPAFLDALEKEFGFAPPREHGYDVVRAIRALRDGEAKVFFAMGGNFVAATPDTDVTEAAMRRARLTVHVSTKLNRSHAVTGARALILPTLGRTERDLQGSGEQFVTVEDSMGMVHASRGRLEPASAHLLSEPAIVCRLARRVLGEDSRVPWEEFEKDYATIRDRIARVIPGFEDFNARVARPGGFTLPHAPRDERRFPTATGKANFTAAPVEYPRLPEGRLLLQTLRSHDQYNTTIYGLDDRYRGIKNGRRVVMINPEDARLLNIADGSYVDLVGEWKDGVERRAPGFRVVHYPTARGCAAAYYPETNVLVPLDATADTSNTPASKSVVVRLEQSATD, encoded by the coding sequence ATGGCCACCAAGCCGCCCAAGGGCGATCCGGTTCAGGACGCCCCGCAGGTCGCGGAGCCGAAGCACGCGGCGGCGGGGCTGCCCGCCATCGGGCACACCTTGCGCATCGCGCAGCAGCAGATGGGCGTGAAGCGCACCGCGCTGACGTTGCTGCGGGTCAACCAGAAGGACGGCTTCGACTGCCCGGGGTGTGCGTGGCCGGAGCCGGATCACCGGCACAAGGCGGAGTTCTGCGAGAACGGTGCGAAGGCGGTGGCCGAGGAGGCGACCCTGCGCCGGGTCACCCCGGAGTTCTTCGCCGCGCACTCCGTCGCCGATCTCGCGACCAGGAGTGGTTACTGGCTGGGACAGCAGGGGCGGCTGACGCATCCCATGTTCCTCCCCGAAGGGGGCACGCACTACGAGCCGGTGACCTGGGAACGCGCCTTCGACATCATCGGCGAGGAGATCACCGCCCTCGCCTCCCCCGACGAGGCCGTCTTCTACACGTCCGGACGCACCAGCAACGAGGCCGCGTTCCTCTACCAGCTCTTCGCGCGCGAGCTCGGCACGAACAACCTGCCGGACTGCTCCAACATGTGCCACGAGTCGTCCGGGTCGGCCCTCTCCGAGACCATCGGCATCGGCAAGGGCAGCGTCCTGCTCGAGGACCTCTACAAGGCCGACCTGATCATCGTCGCCGGACAGAACCCGGGGACGAACCACCCGCGCATGCTCTCCGCCTTGGAGAAGGCCAAGGAGAACGGCGCGAAGATCGTCAGCGTCAATCCGCTGCCCGAGGCCGGTCTGGAGCGGTTCAAGAACCCGCAGACCCCCCAGGGCATGCTCAGGGGCGCCGCCCTCACCGACCTGTTCCTGCAGATCCGCATCGGCGGCGACCAGGCCCTCTTCCGCCTCCTCAACAAGCTGATCCTGGAGACTCAGGGCGCCGTCGACGAGGAGTTCGTCCGCGAGCACACCCACGGCTACGAGGAGTTCGCCGCGGCCGCCCGCGCCGCCGACTGGGACGAGACACTGACGGCGACCGGCCTCACCCGCGCGGACATCGACAAGGTCATGGCCATGGTCCTCGCCTCGCAGCGCACCATCGTGTGCTGGGCCATGGGCCTCACCCAGCACAAGCACTCCGTGCCGACCATCCGCGAGGTCGTCAACTTCCTTCTGCTGCGCGGCAACATCGGCCGCCCGGGCGCGGGCGTGTGCCCGGTGCGCGGCCACTCGAACGTGCAGGGCGACCGCACGATGGGCATCTTCGAGCGGCCCGCCCCGGCCTTCCTGGACGCCCTGGAGAAGGAGTTCGGCTTCGCGCCGCCGCGCGAGCACGGCTACGACGTCGTACGGGCCATCCGCGCGCTGCGCGACGGCGAGGCGAAGGTCTTCTTCGCGATGGGCGGCAACTTCGTGGCCGCCACGCCCGACACGGACGTCACCGAGGCGGCGATGCGGCGCGCCCGGCTGACCGTGCACGTGTCGACGAAGCTCAACCGCAGCCACGCCGTCACGGGCGCGCGTGCGCTGATCCTGCCGACGCTGGGCCGCACCGAGCGCGACCTCCAGGGCAGCGGCGAGCAGTTCGTGACGGTCGAGGACTCCATGGGTATGGTGCACGCCTCCCGCGGCCGTCTGGAGCCCGCGAGCGCGCACCTGCTCTCCGAGCCGGCCATCGTGTGCCGGCTCGCCCGCCGGGTCCTGGGCGAGGACAGCAGGGTGCCCTGGGAGGAGTTCGAGAAGGACTACGCGACGATCCGGGACCGTATCGCGCGCGTGATCCCCGGCTTCGAGGACTTCAACGCGCGCGTGGCCCGCCCCGGCGGCTTCACGCTCCCGCACGCGCCGCGCGACGAGCGCCGCTTCCCGACGGCGACGGGCAAGGCCAACTTCACGGCGGCTCCGGTCGAGTACCCCCGGCTGCCGGAGGGACGGCTGCTGCTGCAGACCCTGCGGTCGCACGACCAGTACAACACCACGATCTACGGCCTCGACGACCGCTACCGGGGCATCAAGAACGGCCGCCGGGTCGTCATGATCAACCCCGAGGACGCCCGGCTGCTGAACATCGCCGACGGCTCGTACGTCGACCTGGTCGGCGAATGGAAGGACGGGGTCGAGCGGCGGGCGCCCGGCTTCCGGGTGGTGCACTATCCGACGGCCCGGGGCTGCGCGGCCGCCTACTACCCGGAGACCAACGTGCTCGTGCCGCTGGACGCCACCGCGGACACCAGCAACACCCCGGCCAGCAAGTCCGTCGTCGTACGTCTGGAACAATCGGCCACCGACTGA
- a CDS encoding hotdog fold thioesterase produces the protein MGEQQHVTFPQEVIDEYAALGVDLPALFSAGHLGTRMGVEIVEASAERVVGTMPVEGNTQPYGLLHGGASAVLAETLGSVGSMLHAGSSKIAVGVDLNCTHHRGVRSGLVTGVATPLHRGRSTATYEIVISDEAGRRVCSARLTCLLRDVTPSQLPGPGAAG, from the coding sequence ATGGGCGAGCAGCAGCATGTGACGTTCCCGCAGGAGGTCATCGACGAGTACGCCGCGCTCGGCGTCGACCTGCCGGCCCTGTTCTCCGCCGGGCACCTCGGGACGCGCATGGGTGTCGAGATCGTGGAGGCCTCCGCCGAGCGGGTCGTCGGGACCATGCCGGTGGAGGGGAACACCCAGCCGTACGGGCTGCTGCACGGCGGCGCCTCCGCGGTGCTCGCCGAGACGCTCGGGTCGGTGGGGTCGATGCTGCACGCCGGCAGCTCCAAGATCGCGGTCGGCGTCGACCTCAACTGCACCCACCACCGCGGGGTCCGCTCCGGCCTCGTCACCGGCGTGGCCACGCCCCTGCACCGGGGCCGCTCGACGGCGACGTACGAGATCGTGATCAGCGACGAGGCGGGGCGGCGCGTGTGCAGCGCGCGGCTGACCTGCCTGCTGCGGGACGTCACCCCCTCGCAGCTCCCCGGACCCGGCGCCGCCGGCTGA
- a CDS encoding ABC transporter ATP-binding protein, with protein sequence MKKDPGGDSGGTGSPLLELKGLRVFYGAIEALKGIDLTVGEGEIVALLGGNGAGKTTTLRTVSGMLQPREGEVCLRGERIDGIKSHELVQFGIGHVPEGRRVFATMSVRENLEMGAYRFKSVDSADMDRVFTLFPRLAERRSQYAGTLSGGEQQMLAIGRALMGRPELLLLDEPSMGLAPLIVQQIFEIIHEINQQGTTVLLVEQNATQALGLANRGYVLETGSVAMSGDAQDLLADSRIRAAYLGEGAA encoded by the coding sequence CTGAAGAAGGACCCGGGCGGAGACTCCGGCGGTACGGGCAGCCCGCTGCTGGAGCTGAAGGGCCTGCGGGTGTTCTACGGCGCCATCGAGGCGCTCAAGGGCATCGACCTGACGGTCGGCGAGGGCGAGATCGTGGCTCTGCTCGGCGGCAACGGCGCCGGCAAGACCACGACGCTGCGCACCGTCTCCGGCATGCTGCAGCCCCGCGAGGGCGAGGTCTGCCTGCGTGGGGAGCGCATCGACGGCATCAAGTCGCACGAGCTGGTGCAGTTCGGTATCGGGCATGTGCCCGAGGGCCGGCGGGTGTTCGCGACGATGTCGGTGCGCGAGAACCTGGAGATGGGTGCCTACCGCTTCAAGTCGGTGGACTCCGCCGACATGGATCGCGTGTTCACCCTGTTCCCGAGGCTTGCCGAGCGGCGTTCGCAGTACGCGGGCACGCTGTCCGGTGGTGAGCAGCAGATGCTCGCGATCGGGCGCGCTCTGATGGGCCGGCCGGAACTGCTGCTGCTGGACGAGCCGTCGATGGGTCTCGCACCGCTGATCGTGCAGCAGATCTTCGAGATCATCCATGAGATCAACCAGCAGGGCACGACCGTGCTGCTGGTGGAGCAGAACGCGACACAGGCGCTGGGGCTGGCGAATCGGGGTTATGTCCTGGAGACCGGCTCGGTGGCCATGTCGGGCGATGCGCAGGATCTGCTGGCCGACTCGCGTATCCGGGCGGCTTACCTCGGTGAAGGCGCGGCCTGA
- a CDS encoding ABC transporter ATP-binding protein has translation MTTDVTSESAAVGGPASADTDLVLETWDVTLRFGGLTSLDHVNLQMRRGEILAVIGPNGAGKTSLFNSLTGAYTPQEGKIVFRPKDGGEKSLLGSKPHIVNRLGLARTFQNIRLFSALTALENVKIAAETRLKAGPVSIMLGLPNARKAERLSDERAHRLLKFVGLEDKLNEIAGSLSYGDQRSLEIARALATDPQVLLLDEPAAGTNPTEKLELEGLIRRINTELGVSVLLIEHDMRLVMSVADRVMVLNFGKKIAEGTPSEVQQHPAVIEAYLGSSAEDAAAVQEVIAEHEHESASDTEDGQ, from the coding sequence ATGACCACCGATGTGACGAGCGAGTCGGCCGCCGTCGGCGGGCCGGCGTCCGCTGACACGGATCTGGTGCTGGAGACCTGGGATGTGACGCTGCGTTTCGGCGGCCTGACCTCTCTGGACCATGTCAATCTGCAGATGCGGCGGGGCGAGATCCTCGCGGTGATCGGCCCCAACGGCGCGGGGAAGACCTCGCTGTTCAACTCCTTGACGGGGGCGTACACCCCGCAGGAAGGGAAGATCGTCTTCCGTCCGAAGGACGGCGGCGAGAAGTCCCTGCTCGGCAGCAAGCCGCATATCGTCAACCGGCTGGGCCTGGCGCGTACCTTCCAGAACATCCGGCTGTTCTCGGCGCTCACCGCGCTGGAGAACGTGAAGATCGCGGCGGAGACCCGGCTGAAGGCCGGCCCGGTCTCGATCATGCTGGGGCTGCCGAACGCGCGGAAGGCCGAGCGGCTCAGCGACGAGCGGGCGCACCGGCTGCTGAAGTTCGTGGGCCTGGAGGACAAGCTCAACGAGATCGCGGGCAGCCTGTCCTACGGTGATCAGCGCAGCCTGGAGATCGCGCGGGCGCTGGCCACCGATCCGCAGGTGCTGCTGCTGGACGAGCCGGCGGCGGGTACCAACCCGACGGAGAAGCTCGAGCTGGAGGGGCTGATCCGCCGTATCAACACCGAACTGGGCGTGAGCGTGCTGCTGATCGAGCACGACATGCGTCTGGTGATGTCGGTGGCGGACCGGGTGATGGTGCTCAACTTCGGCAAGAAGATCGCCGAGGGCACGCCGAGCGAGGTGCAGCAGCACCCTGCCGTGATCGAGGCCTACCTCGGCTCCTCCGCGGAGGACGCGGCGGCGGTCCAGGAGGTCATCGCCGAGCACGAGCACGAGTCGGCGTCGGACACGGAGGACGGCCAGTGA
- a CDS encoding branched-chain amino acid ABC transporter permease, with product MSAVETSQNLTPSQAAKLRRTAWYRQPRFSRLWAMLALGVLLALVTGEQGNTRDIFFSLETTFTGGGLWVCLALTVGVWVLREFAGDGLKGLAEKAKPGTVAPLAAVRGRIQADKRLRWGLIVLALVLALAIPSMVERYWQTVLVDQIAIFVLLAIGLNVVIGWAGLLDLGFFAFFAVGAYSTAFWTGRLPIEPPVVLNPFWVIPIAVVTCLLTGLLLGAPTLRLRGDYLAIVTLGFHEIIYLVAKNADGVTGGPQGARMIPDFSIDFAGISYKWSIDPLPYWYLLVFFIVIVIILFSRLEHSRVGRAWTAIREDEIAAAANGVDTVRFKLMAFAIGASTSGVAGVVFTSKYGYINPEVFPLLQSILVLAYVIFGGMGSIPGVLIGAAALVWLPEALKDYVDPSDRYMYLGALLVIMMIYRPQGIWPSRRRQRELKLAQEGIGDADAMSEPAGGKF from the coding sequence ATGAGTGCGGTCGAGACATCTCAGAATCTGACGCCGTCTCAGGCGGCAAAGCTGCGCCGTACGGCGTGGTACCGGCAGCCGCGGTTCTCCCGGCTGTGGGCGATGCTGGCGCTGGGTGTGCTGCTGGCCCTGGTGACGGGCGAGCAGGGCAACACCCGGGACATCTTCTTCTCCCTCGAGACCACCTTCACGGGCGGCGGGCTGTGGGTCTGCCTGGCGCTGACCGTCGGTGTGTGGGTGCTGCGCGAGTTCGCGGGTGACGGGCTCAAGGGCCTTGCCGAGAAGGCGAAGCCGGGCACGGTCGCTCCGCTGGCCGCGGTGCGCGGCCGGATCCAGGCCGACAAGCGGCTGCGCTGGGGCCTGATCGTTCTCGCCCTGGTGCTGGCCCTCGCGATCCCCTCCATGGTGGAGCGGTACTGGCAGACGGTGCTGGTCGATCAGATCGCCATCTTCGTACTGCTGGCGATCGGCCTGAACGTGGTGATCGGCTGGGCGGGCCTGCTGGACCTCGGCTTCTTCGCCTTCTTCGCGGTGGGCGCGTACTCGACGGCGTTCTGGACCGGCCGGCTGCCGATCGAGCCTCCGGTGGTGCTGAACCCGTTCTGGGTGATCCCGATCGCCGTGGTCACCTGTCTGCTGACGGGTCTGCTGCTCGGTGCTCCGACGCTGCGCCTGCGCGGCGACTACCTGGCCATCGTCACGCTCGGCTTCCACGAGATCATCTACCTCGTGGCCAAGAACGCCGACGGCGTGACGGGCGGTCCTCAGGGCGCGCGGATGATCCCCGACTTCTCGATCGACTTCGCCGGGATCTCCTACAAGTGGTCGATCGATCCACTGCCTTACTGGTACCTGCTGGTCTTCTTCATCGTGATCGTGATCATCCTGTTCTCGCGCCTGGAGCACTCCAGGGTGGGCCGGGCCTGGACCGCGATCCGTGAGGACGAGATCGCGGCGGCGGCCAACGGTGTGGACACGGTCCGCTTCAAGCTGATGGCGTTCGCGATCGGCGCGTCGACGTCGGGTGTCGCGGGTGTGGTGTTCACCAGCAAGTACGGGTACATCAACCCCGAGGTCTTCCCGTTGCTCCAGTCCATCCTGGTGCTGGCGTACGTGATCTTCGGTGGCATGGGCTCGATTCCGGGCGTGCTGATCGGCGCCGCCGCGCTGGTGTGGCTGCCCGAGGCACTGAAGGACTACGTGGACCCGTCCGACCGGTACATGTACCTGGGCGCACTGCTTGTGATCATGATGATTTACCGGCCGCAGGGCATCTGGCCTTCCCGCCGACGTCAGCGTGAGCTGAAGCTGGCGCAAGAAGGCATCGGGGACGCGGATGCGATGTCCGAGCCGGCGGGAGGCAAGTTCTGA
- a CDS encoding branched-chain amino acid ABC transporter permease, with translation MSLQEFWDYLVLGLMLGSLYAVIAIGYTLVYGVLQLINFAHSEVFMVGAYGSLIVLTLVDPGANPSMLASIGFVALAMAGSALFGGVTAYGLEKVAYRPLRRRGAPRLIFLITAIGASFFLYNLAGKLFGRDPSTLPEMYKNENVFTIFGAGVNITQLLQFATAVVMMIALDLLVNRTKLGKGIRAVAQDAEVASLMGVDIDKVISRTFIIGGVLGGVAGFLFANLNQVSYTMGFIPGITAFAAAVVGGIGNIRGAMLGGVLIGIVETMTVPLLGDEWRSVSAMVVLILVLMFRPMGILGERVGRAA, from the coding sequence ATGTCCCTTCAGGAGTTCTGGGACTATCTGGTCCTAGGGCTGATGCTCGGCTCGCTGTATGCCGTCATCGCCATCGGCTACACCCTTGTCTATGGTGTGCTGCAGCTCATCAACTTCGCGCACAGCGAGGTTTTCATGGTGGGTGCTTACGGCAGTCTCATTGTTCTCACCCTCGTTGATCCGGGGGCCAATCCGTCGATGCTGGCTTCGATCGGCTTTGTCGCTCTGGCCATGGCCGGGTCGGCGTTGTTCGGTGGTGTGACGGCGTACGGACTTGAGAAGGTTGCGTACCGGCCGTTGCGCAGACGTGGTGCGCCTCGCCTGATCTTTCTGATCACGGCGATCGGTGCCTCGTTCTTCCTCTACAACCTGGCGGGCAAGCTTTTCGGCCGTGACCCGTCGACGCTGCCGGAGATGTACAAGAACGAGAACGTGTTCACCATCTTCGGGGCGGGGGTGAACATCACTCAGCTGCTGCAGTTCGCGACGGCTGTGGTCATGATGATCGCGCTCGACCTGCTGGTGAACCGTACGAAGCTCGGCAAGGGCATCCGCGCGGTGGCGCAGGATGCCGAGGTTGCGAGCCTGATGGGTGTGGACATCGACAAGGTGATCTCCCGCACCTTCATCATCGGTGGTGTGCTCGGTGGTGTGGCGGGCTTCCTGTTCGCCAACCTCAACCAGGTTTCGTACACGATGGGCTTCATTCCCGGCATCACCGCCTTCGCGGCGGCGGTGGTGGGTGGTATCGGCAACATCCGCGGAGCGATGCTCGGTGGTGTGCTGATCGGAATCGTGGAGACGATGACGGTGCCGCTGCTCGGTGATGAGTGGCGAAGCGTTTCCGCAATGGTGGTACTGATTCTCGTGCTGATGTTCCGTCCGATGGGCATCCTCGGTGAGCGAGTGGGGAGGGCGGCATGA
- a CDS encoding branched-chain amino acid ABC transporter substrate-binding protein has translation MLNKTVIKLAIPVAVGALALTGCGGGDSGSGDTVKIAFEGPLSGDNVALGENMQNGVQLAIKQANASGDLGFKLEYVAADDQGLPDKAPTAAQKVIDDPDVKAVVGPAFSGPTNTASPSYAEAGLVTVTPSATNPLLTDEANGFTSLLRAVPNDNMQGKAMGDFFSKKIGAKKVYLIDDKTDYGVGLSKVAEATLKAAGVSVVKKSVPQKTPDYSATAKDVVNSKADGLIYAGYYQDLAPFAKKLSDAGFKGAAISGDGSNDAKFVELAGSASENWYLTCPCTDATVEAGTKKFAEDYQKEFNRAPGTYSAEAYDVANMIIAEIKKAGKDVEREALRDALAKASYKGLTKTFSFEKNGEFKGTDVFVYQVKSGKIAYQGNVNELIG, from the coding sequence GTGCTGAACAAGACCGTCATCAAGCTGGCCATTCCTGTGGCCGTTGGAGCGCTGGCGCTGACCGGTTGTGGCGGTGGCGACTCCGGCAGTGGCGACACTGTGAAGATTGCCTTCGAGGGGCCGCTCTCCGGCGACAACGTCGCGCTGGGTGAGAACATGCAGAACGGCGTGCAGTTGGCGATCAAGCAGGCCAATGCGAGCGGTGACCTGGGCTTCAAGCTGGAGTACGTGGCTGCTGACGACCAGGGTCTGCCGGACAAGGCGCCGACTGCGGCGCAGAAGGTCATCGACGACCCGGATGTCAAGGCTGTTGTCGGTCCCGCCTTCTCGGGTCCGACCAACACGGCTTCGCCGTCGTACGCGGAGGCCGGTCTGGTGACGGTGACGCCGTCGGCTACCAACCCGTTGCTGACGGACGAGGCCAATGGCTTCACGAGCCTCCTGCGGGCCGTTCCCAACGACAACATGCAGGGCAAGGCCATGGGTGACTTCTTCTCGAAGAAGATAGGCGCCAAGAAGGTCTACCTGATCGACGACAAGACCGACTACGGCGTGGGTCTGTCCAAGGTCGCCGAGGCGACCCTGAAGGCGGCCGGTGTCTCGGTCGTGAAGAAGAGCGTCCCGCAGAAGACGCCGGACTACAGCGCCACCGCGAAGGATGTCGTCAACTCCAAGGCTGACGGCCTGATCTACGCCGGCTACTACCAGGACCTGGCGCCGTTCGCGAAGAAGCTGTCGGACGCGGGCTTCAAGGGTGCGGCGATCTCGGGTGACGGTTCCAACGACGCCAAGTTCGTTGAGCTGGCCGGCTCGGCCTCCGAGAACTGGTACCTGACGTGCCCGTGCACCGACGCGACCGTCGAGGCGGGTACGAAGAAGTTCGCGGAGGACTACCAGAAGGAGTTCAACCGGGCTCCGGGTACGTACTCCGCCGAGGCGTACGACGTCGCGAACATGATCATCGCGGAGATCAAGAAGGCGGGTAAGGACGTCGAGCGTGAGGCGCTGCGTGACGCCCTCGCCAAGGCCTCCTACAAGGGTCTGACGAAGACCTTCTCGTTCGAGAAGAACGGTGAGTTCAAGGGTACGGACGTCTTCGTCTACCAGGTGAAGAGCGGCAAGATCGCGTACCAGGGCAACGTCAACGAGCTGATCGGCTGA